CGCTCGGAATTCCTAACTATTTGAATTTGTTCCGATGCCGGAATTCCCATATCGGGATTTTGAACTACCGAGGATTCTTAGGTAGTTGGATTTACTACGGGTAGATAGCAAAAAACCCCGCGAGTGCGAGGTTTGGAATTTATTCCGACCTCTCAGCCGGAGTGGTTGGAGTCCCAGACCTAAGTCGAAGTAACCAACTGGGCGGAATCGATAACAAGCGCCGCCCCGATTTGCCTTGTTACCCGCTCTTTCGCTTCTTGCTCCGAGCATACCTAAAATATACACTCCCATAACTTTTTTTCAAGTTATTTCAGAAATATTTATTGTTTCTATTCCTTTTTGTGAGCGCTCTCGCACTATTTCATCCTGCAACACCATATAAACTTTGGCATGAAATAAACTAATACACCATTTCACCCGATCAATACATTGTTTGATGGTCAACCACGGAGCAATGTCACTCTGCATATAATTTGCGAGAGTTTGCACGGTGTTTCTGCGAAGATAATAATCAGTGGCGAGGACATATACAGGGTTGGACTTACTAAAAGCTTTTAAGATAGCCTGCTCTACAAAATCAGCTTCATCTACATCGTTGGCGCGTTGAAACATGTCGCTGAGTGATTGCTTGGGAAATAAAATCATGTGGGCTTTTTTCAGTAATTCCTCCCCTCTATATCCGGCAGTTCTTAGGCTATCGAATACATCCATAAACTTCTCTTGCTGCTCTCCTGACCACCCACTTACAAATCGCCATATTCCATCGCAGCCACCACCGCCATATCTTCCAGAATAGGCTGAGCCACCCATTTCATCAGCCCATAGTGATAAGATTGCTTTGACCCATCGCTCCTGTGCTGGCGTTAATCTGCGCACTTTGCCTAGGTATGATTTCCTTGGCGCATTGGCTACCCTCCGGTTCCATTCCTGAATAAATTATTAATTCGACCATTATTTAATCACCACACAAGGCGCGATGTAGCTAATTCTGGCGGGTTTTAATTTAAACCAACCCAACGTTACCACTTATGGCATTTAATCGCCCCTGTGTTAATCTCAGGAGCAAATAACGGCATTCACAAATGTGATAGTGGCTGTGATTTGGCATTTCATTTATTAAATCCCCTTAACCAACCAATAATGTGATAATTCTCATCGTCGGATAAACCATTTTTATATTTCTCTCTGGTTTTTCTGTGATAGTGCATTTGGATAATGGCAAAAAGCCAGAAGCATGTGGGATACAAGGTGATAAGTAATAAGAACGTTATTAGCTTTACTATAAATTCAGGTAACTGCCTAATCTCACAATCTAAAAAATCATCTACTCCATCTCTGCTGAGTACGTATTTTATTGACCTTAAAATGCGATTTAATTGAGAACAAATTACATCCCCAAGCGTGTAATCATACCCAGCCATTAACCAAGGAGAATTTATGTAAACCAAAGCGGATAGACCGCAGGCCAAATAGAGCCACCACGGTAAGGCAGCAAGAAAGCCAAACTTGCACCGGTTATCAGCGGCAAAGATGCGACAGGAACTCAAGGGCATGAGCGCGACCACTGCGAGAGTGTGGTAACTGACCATAGATCATTCACTGAGTGATCTATGGTGAGCTAATTACAGGGGAAATTTCTATGAACGAGAAAGATTACTGGCTGGAAAATACTCTCGACAATTTCTTTTTTCAGTCTCGGCAAAAACAATGCGAGAATTTCCGAAATAATCGCCAACCCAAACAACGCATGACCAAGCAGGAACGCGACACTGTTAACGCATTAACCAGTTTCATTACGACAGTAAATAGCGTTCCATCGAAAAAGTCAGTTTCAACCAAAACCAAGTCCCGCCGTAGATTGGAGTCAGGCGGGTTGACGGTGAGGGGGTGAGATTTTCTTTCTCAGATATTTAATCAGCATTGATGGAATATAAACTATAGCCGCGCTTATAAGGTACATCGTAACGAAATAAGCAAAGGTTTCTGGCGAAACACTAGGATAGTGCTCGCGTAGCCATAATTCGAGTGGCTCAGGACGAAACGCTATTAACAGGATGTAACCCAAAAAAGCAAAGTTCGATTTGTTAGCTTGCTTACCCAACCAACCAACAACCTTTTTCCATTTATTTCTATCCATAGATTAAATTTTATTCTCATTATTGTAGGGAATTTATTCTAACCGATTTCTGCGCGTTGGGGAATTCGAGGAACCACTACCGCCTGATGTGGTTAAACATAGCTGAGTACGATACTTTTTGTATTTATCTTCAGTTCCTTTAATTTCTTCATATTTTTTCAGTAACTGAAACGAACAAGTTTTATTATTTCGAAGATAGCTAAAACCAGACTCATCAATTAATTGATGCTCCTCAAGTGCTTTAACTGTATAAAAACCAATGTCTGACTTACGGAATCCTTGCTGGTAAGGTATTCCATTAACATACAGATTAAGTGATGAGTGATCTTTTTCATTGCTAGCAACTCTCTTTTCACGCTTTTTATGACGTACCTCTATCTGGTAATCCATCGCTTCGGGAAGAGGAACAATTTGCTCAATATTTAATAAAAGTTTTCCATTTACTCGAAAAGGCTGAAGACGAACACAAGTTATATCCATACCTATATCATTCATCCACAAAACTGATGTTGTAATCTCTTTAGAAAAGCTAGAAGCAGCTAAAACGATACGCGTTTCTTTAGCAAAATCACTATGCTGTGGAGAGTCCCATGCCAGAAAATCCAACAGCGAACTTTCAGCATCAATATCTTGCCCTGTTTGACTCAAAAATTCCCTGTAAGCACTAACAGCCTGTTCCCACGTTAGATTCGAAACCATAGCAGCGTACCGGATCGCCTGAAGTTCCATATGACCACCATCGTCATCCCGTTTAAGCTCGATAACGACGAGATTGGCAGACTTATCGATACCAAGTAAATCAAGACGGCGATTAGAGCCAACAAAGTGACTATATTCTTCAGCAATCACTAATGTATCTGGGCTGATGGCTTCAATTTGTGATTTTAAAAAGCGCTGAATGTCTTGTCGTTCTTTCAGCTTTTCTGCTTCAAATGAAGTCATTTCAACTTTTATTAACGAATCCTGTGCTAACTCATATATTGCCATGTTTGTACTTACACTATATTTCTTGTTATTGTTCCTTTGTGCCATATAGTATACATAACTATCCCTACAGGCTATTAATGCAAGACACGAATTTCAATATGGTTATTATCCTCATCCATTACTTCATCGTCGTCGAGTGAACCTTCCATTTGTTGATCGCGCAATATGGAATTTACAACATCAGCAAAACCATCTTTCATATATTGCTCCATAAAAATACCTTTCGGGTTTGGCCAAGGTAATTTAGCCATCGGCCAGTCACAATACTCTTTGTAAAACAAAAATTCTTTCAGGCGCCCTTTTACTTTGTCAAAATCCCGACTCCAGTAAGCATTACCTAACCGATAATTCGTGTAGAATTCATCAAAGCTGCCAAAAATTTCATAAACATAATCGGCTGTTTTGAGTATATTTTTCCACGCCGTTGCTTCACTAATATAGCCCGCAGCAAAACAATTTCGGCTGAGTACAATCGCCCGCCAAAGATCAAACCCCCAAAGTAAGGCGGGAGGGCGTCCATTAATTGAACGAGAACATTGCTGTACATATTCCTCTGGCTCTTCAATTAAACTGCCAAGTACCTTAAACATGTCCCCATCGGTAAAAACTGCATCAACCGCAAAACGCTCTGAGTGCATTCCCGCCCATAAATTATGCAATATTTTCCAATAATCTTTTTCATCAAGTATTCCCCAATCTTTATAGATCCGAGATTGGTGAGGTTCTGCATCTGATAAAGGTAAGATACGATATTGGTAATTATCGTGGGAAACACGGCTTTTTAAAGGGTAATGCTCTAATGTTTCTATCCAAAAACCATCGTAATAACAACTAATTATATGCAATCGCAATGCCTGACGCTTTTCTTCCGGCAAAACAGAACACTTTGCCTGTAAGTAATAACGTTTCTGTTCGGTAATCGGGAGATTTTTGATGCGTTGGAAACTATAAATAGAGAAATATATCCCAAGTAAGCTCAAGCCAATTAAGCTAGCCCAAAGTATATATCCCTTTGAAGGTACGTTATTAACATCAAAGATCAGTATCGTTACTCCGACAGATAATACACTCAGAAAAAGTGTTGCAATCCAAAGAACACCTAAACCCACTACCTGAATAGGTTTGAGAAATGTCACCCTTTTTCTTTCCTTAAGGATATTTTTGATTATCCGAAAGCCATTAACAGGAAATCTTCTATTATTCGGGTGGTTTTGCAATAATTCTTTCATTTTTAATCCATTAATTAAATAAGATGTATTTAGAATATTTAAAATACCATTTCCGTTGTTAATTATGAATAAACTATATTTAACTACATGTAGTTTCAATCCAAGAAACATAATTATTCAAATCAATCAACTTGATCTCGCAGATATTATCCAATATTTTCAACTTTATTTTCTCCGTTTTTTAGCCCATTTTATTGTTCTTATCCACGGATTAACTTTATTTTCAAGTATCTCATCATGACAAGATAACCACTCTTTTTCACGGGTATATTACACATCAGACGAGAACTGAACATCATATCGATACCACTCTCAGGTTAAAAAACATGATAACATTAAAGTCATTAGCATCGTGTAGGTGTGAGAGGTGTAATGAAAACTATCAATCAAAAAAAGTTATTGGCACAGGCTGAAGCAATCTGCCTGTCAAGAGGGGTTCGTTTGACACCTCAACGCCTTGAAATTCTTCGTTTAATCACTGAACAGCCTAGTGCGATAAGCGCTTATGATCTGCTGGATTTATTGCGTGAAGTCGAGCCACAAGCCAAGCCTCCAACGGTTTATCGTGGATTGGAGTTTCTGCTGGAACAAGGCTTTATTCACAAAATA
The sequence above is drawn from the Xenorhabdus ishibashii genome and encodes:
- a CDS encoding DUF1266 domain-containing protein; translated protein: MTFLKPIQVVGLGVLWIATLFLSVLSVGVTILIFDVNNVPSKGYILWASLIGLSLLGIYFSIYSFQRIKNLPITEQKRYYLQAKCSVLPEEKRQALRLHIISCYYDGFWIETLEHYPLKSRVSHDNYQYRILPLSDAEPHQSRIYKDWGILDEKDYWKILHNLWAGMHSERFAVDAVFTDGDMFKVLGSLIEEPEEYVQQCSRSINGRPPALLWGFDLWRAIVLSRNCFAAGYISEATAWKNILKTADYVYEIFGSFDEFYTNYRLGNAYWSRDFDKVKGRLKEFLFYKEYCDWPMAKLPWPNPKGIFMEQYMKDGFADVVNSILRDQQMEGSLDDDEVMDEDNNHIEIRVLH